The Alosa alosa isolate M-15738 ecotype Scorff River chromosome 11, AALO_Geno_1.1, whole genome shotgun sequence sequence GCATGCATTTGTATCGGCAGATATGCAATTCTGGTCTCATGCAATCATAAGTCTGTGtatcatcaaaatgagtttgaagtcattattttaaggtaaaacaTCAGATATGTGTAATTTTAAAACTGTATTCAAActccatgtacacacatgcagtattGCTCACTATATTGAAGCATTTAATACTGGCAGAATTTAACCTCAGTGTAAAAGGTTGGTGTTGTGTACCTTTATGACTGGGGAATAAACAGCCATGCCAAGAGCAACTGAGGTGCCAAAGGACAAGCCCAACATTGCAATCCTGTTGGCACACACCTGAGGGTGCTCCTGTAACAAACTGTATGCTGCCTGAAACAtttaaacagaaaaagaaattcAATTACTTCCTGCTTAAACACTGAATCAACAGTTTAATTTATCTCACTGTTAAGTCAATTTCTCAATCTCCACCTTGCCATCATCATTGTGCCAACCTGAGCATGCAAACAATGATATGGCTCAAAGGCAGTTTGGTGGAGTTCATTGGAATTTGGACCTAAGAGAGCAGAAGCAGGCAAGTGTTTTGcaactagcctgggttttctcatgctgccttacgcaTGCGACTTTaatcacgctgctaggcagcctggattctatggacttcgttttcacctcaacgaaggaaccaatcacagaacggagggagggcagcaagacgatgacgacacaccaaaGCCGTTCAAAGCCTGAGCtatgtacagacgcatttgatagacattcgtagcgcccaatcaAAGGCTCTGCGCATTCGttaaccacgtttcaaatacaagaaaatgaatgtctagttcccagaccccatctcaatgagatgatatctgacgttagccaggctatttTGCAACAAAATACCAACAGCAAGGTCATGTACTGGGTGCAACTTTATAAAACTGTAAAAGAAGGGTAATCTGTTTTATGGCCTGCTCTGCACATTACTTTTCAATATTTCCGATGGGGGATATGGGTTTTAAAATCATAGTATTTGAAGTATCATATTATCTGATTAAGAACCATAATGACATGGCAGTGTGTTCTAAAATGCATCTGTGAAATGACTGCAACTATATCTGTGTAGAGACACTTTTACCTCAAAGTAGTCATTGCCCACATGCTGTGTGTCAGAGGTCTTAGGGGTCAAATAGTCCAGTGCTAAAGACACATAGCCATGTGATgccagcagagcagagcggtACTCCACCAagcccccaccacctccccatAGGTCCAGCAGACCAGGGAATGGTCCAGGccctaaaaaataattttattccGCATTTTCAGTTGCTCGAAATCTCTTCATATCAACCAATTCATAATGAACACCTGGTTTCAGTTTATTTCCATATTATTTCTATTATTCTTCAAAGTAATTGGCCAAATGGCTAGCCAGGGTGAATCCAGACAAACATTTGGCAAATTTGagtttgctctgcaggtccgtctggcaAAGAGACCATTCACTCCAATTTCCAATATTCCAAAAACCTGGGCATCAATCACAACAGCATATGTTATCTCCTTTATTGGTTTGATTGGACTTAGGTCTATCTATGCATCCAGAGGCTTTTTGATTGGCTTCCGTTAGTGACGCCCCTTGGAAATGGGAGGTGAATGAACCTTGTCCTAACCAGGCTACCAAATGGCAGAATGGTACTCCTTTTCTTCTTTGTGTTATCTGTTTTAATTCATCTGGAGGATGCTCTGTGTTGACAAAGGACTTTGGTACTTCAAAATAAAGAGACCGAAACGGGACAATCCACTGAATAGATTAACTGTATCTGGAGACACAATGTTTTGACTAAATTACTTTTGTAAGCTGTGTGCAAACAAATTATGCAAAATGTTAAATGAGTTATACCTCCAACCTTGACAGTTGAGTCACTAAATATGTTCACCTGGAGGTAAGAACAGAGTCCCACTGATTCCGTTCTCGGTGATGCAAACCTTCTGAACACCAGGAGCCATGTACCAGCGTTCAGCCACAGCACAGGCCAGAGCCTTTGTGTCTTTAAAACCTTCATGCATGTGGTCTCGGTAGACTGAAAGGTGGACAACCAGTGGAGTGTGCACATCCTTCTTCCGAAACCTGACACAGATCAACGGAACAACTTAAGACACAATGTCACCTGCTAAACTTATGGAATCAAAAATACAGAAACAATGTTTCACTTCACCTGAGACCTGGTCTACTTCCAGGGATTGGTTTCATGCTCCACAAAAGACCCATAGGCTCGACACCATCATAGGACCCTCCAATACTGGCATTCTTGGCAACTAAGAaccaacagcacaacacaacacacttgaAAACACAGGCTATATTTATTGGCTGTGAATGACTTCCTACAATGAGAACTATGAAAAAATCGGAAGAACTAGGATCTAACTAATTTTACCATTAACAGATCCCCTGTCATCACTGATGTAATGACCAAACGCCTCCCAAAAGTCATCATCTTCACTGTGAATTAGAGCATGTATAGTGACCGCCAGTCCAGGAGGCAAGTGCTGAACAAGTACAACACAGTTGTCATCAACGCTACTACGGCATGGACGAACGAAAATCACGGGGCAAGGTTCCTTCCCTGACATTCTGCACTGGCACACTCATTGCTGTCATACAAATGACCTAGCCTACATTTGTGCTAAGGCTAAACCTACTGTTATGAGGACTTTGTACTTACTACATCTTCAGACATCGGGCACAACTAACTGTTGACCCACCTACAGCTGTAGCCtgctgtcaaaataaaagtcaaaagtGTTAACGATAGGCTACGTGGTAGCCTAGTGTAGCCAAAGCACTATGCCTACAttaggtggggtgggggcttttGATTTTGA is a genomic window containing:
- the acot19 gene encoding acyl-CoA thioesterase 19 isoform X2, with the translated sequence MYEDDDFWEAFGHYISDDRGSVNVAKNASIGGSYDGVEPMGLLWSMKPIPGSRPGLRFRKKDVHTPLVVHLSVYRDHMHEGFKDTKALACAVAERWYMAPGVQKVCITENGISGTLFLPPGPGPFPGLLDLWGGGGGLVEYRSALLASHGYVSLALDYLTPKTSDTQHVGNDYFEAAYSLLQEHPQVCANRIAMLGLSFGTSVALGMAVYSPVIKPKCLVCVSGSHVMPVNGSLSDVFAEIKKNVRNTRYDEENRVIWRDLLLPIPDDPSKKVDVGRIQCPVLLLVGEDDQNWPALESAEDMKQMMERAGNSHLLTVASYPGTGHLIEPPYSPHVRSSNFMVAQSRTKVVVVWGGQTVPHSKAQEDAWQKTLAFLEEHLYGTTYR
- the acot19 gene encoding acyl-CoA thioesterase 19 isoform X1, with the protein product MSGKEPCPVIFVRPCRSSVDDNCVVLVQHLPPGLAVTIHALIHSEDDDFWEAFGHYISDDRGSVNVAKNASIGGSYDGVEPMGLLWSMKPIPGSRPGLRFRKKDVHTPLVVHLSVYRDHMHEGFKDTKALACAVAERWYMAPGVQKVCITENGISGTLFLPPGPGPFPGLLDLWGGGGGLVEYRSALLASHGYVSLALDYLTPKTSDTQHVGNDYFEAAYSLLQEHPQVCANRIAMLGLSFGTSVALGMAVYSPVIKPKCLVCVSGSHVMPVNGSLSDVFAEIKKNVRNTRYDEENRVIWRDLLLPIPDDPSKKVDVGRIQCPVLLLVGEDDQNWPALESAEDMKQMMERAGNSHLLTVASYPGTGHLIEPPYSPHVRSSNFMVAQSRTKVVVVWGGQTVPHSKAQEDAWQKTLAFLEEHLYGTTYR